The following DNA comes from Cervus elaphus chromosome 8, mCerEla1.1, whole genome shotgun sequence.
AATCCTACAGTTGATCCTTATTTGCTCTGACAAAAAAGTCTGAATACCAAAGACCTCGTAGTGCAAACAAATATATACTGAAAGTTAAGGATGGTGATCATTTTGTCAAAAGCGTTTTTAACTCATTAGAGTACTGGATTTAACTCATCTGCACTATTGtatgaaaaaaaattgtacattaaaaaggaatttgaaaaaaaaaaaaaggaatttgataATTTAGTGTGATCCTGCCACCTATAAAATGTTTTTAGATACTATTTTCATAGAGTTtgaactttttcatcattctaTCCTGCAGATGTTAGTTATCTGAAGAGAGAACGTATCAAGtactcagatttccttagttCCCAGTCAACATGGCTTTCTGAAGACAAGGTCAGAGGGATCCTATTGCTGAAGACAGtggatgaaaaaaaatcatatggaaTCATTTATTCAAGTTCAGGTACAGAAGTTACATATCTGTCAAGGAAAGAGAATTGGAGGAGCCATTTAACTGTTTGCAATACATGGGAAACTAAGACAGAAATACATGGGAAAGTTCAGGAAGTAAAGCTTACTTTAAAAGGAGTGAAGATTTAAGAATggattataagaaaaaatatgagGTCAAAGGTGGGATAATCTGCCATTCACAGAATATTTTAAAGGGTAGAGAAAATCAGAGATTGTGATGTGGTAGAATGACaacaaaaataagagaattaGAGCAGAAACATGAATGCTTTATGACAGAACAAATTATTGAGAAAAGCCAGTGCTGGATTACCTAACAGAATGAAGCAGCATGTGCCTTAGGCACTACACCAAAAAGGAGGATAAAGggcaaagagaaaagggaaaaacagagaaagacagaatttttaaaagaattttatattCTAAAGTATAAGTAAAGAGAAAGCATCAAAGGGATTTTCATATACAAAAACTGAATCTTAATGGGCTTTCTTATACATATTGTtcattgttattaatttttaaattatatgtggaTCTTAAAGTATATGTGGAGGAGTTTATtcctgtttgtgtgtgcatgattAAGGACTTAAAACTCACAATCTGACTTTAACAAGAAAACAATGATTAGGAAAGAAGAGGGTATCCATCAGAGACTGAGGGTGAGGCAGAGAGGCTTCTTAGAAGGGCACAGTCTCCCACTTAAttatagaaggaaataaaatgtggATTACTGGAAGAGAATTTAGAGGGGATTTAATTctgaggaggagcatgaaaaaataaaacaataagcaATAAGACACTAGTGagggttggggaaaaaaaagagatattaagtagaaaaagaacatgaaattTAATGGCCAGGAAAATCAGGATTAAATGATTTTAGATAGGTTTTAGAGAACAAAGTTAGACTGtctcaacaaaatttaaaagaaaagaaacaaaaactgaagaAGTCACACTATCTGATTTTAAGACTTACTAGAGTAAGCTAGACTGTATggtattaaagaaataataaatgcatatatCAGTGGAATAGAGAATCCATAAATGAACTCAATtaaatatagtcaactgatttttcactttcctccacTAAATTACTCTTGTACTTTttctaaaaatcaaatattttgtttttttatttgttgattttcatCAGTGATCCCGCAGCTTACACAAAACTCTCTGACAAAGGATGTGcatccaaaataaattaaaaaaaaaaaaaaacctttcaataGAAAATCCACAGtaagaaaacaatccaattaGAAACTGAGTCAGAGCATGAACAAATACTTCATGGGTGGCAAATAACTACAGCTGACCCTTTAAAAACACAGGTTTGAATTGTGCAGGTCTACTTGCACATGGATTTTGTTCAGTAAAGATCTGCTACAGTACTACCAAATTCACAGCTGGTTAAATTGTGGATTTGGAGGACTGATTAAAGTTTTACACAGATTTTTGACTGAGCAGAGGCCAGTGTCCCTAACCTCTAAGtagttcaagggtcaactgaacatgaaaatatgttcaacatcattagccatgagagaaatgcaaattaagaccaTGATAAGATGCTGCCATACACCTATTAGAATAGCTAAGATAATAAAAACTACTAATAATATCAAATTCTGATGAGCATGTGGAAAAATTGGATTTCTCATGTATTGTGATAGTAATGTAAAAGTAGTATCATTacactggaaaacagtttggcagtttttaaTAAAGCTAAGAGTACACTTACCACACAACCCAACAATTGTACTCTCAGGCATAAATTCCAAAGAAATgaagacctgtgtgtgtgtgctaatcgtttcggtcatgtccgactctttgcaaccccatggactgtagcccaccaggctcctctgtccgtgggattctccaggcaagaatactggagtgggctgccattccaccTCCACCCAGggggatttcctgacccagggatcaaactcatgtctcttgtatcctgtattggcaggtgggttctttaccacaagtgccacctgggaagccccacacagaAACCTACACAGGAACATTCACTGCAGCTTTATTTGTACTATTCCccaaatagaaacaaatgaaacatcCTTTGAGGAGCAAATATAAAAGCCAACTGCTATACTTAAGCAACttttatttaacaataaaaaaggaTTAACTATTGATATCCAAGACAGTTAAGTGAATCTCAATTTCACTGAAAAGGAGCCGACTTCAGATGCTCACATACTGTATGGTTCAATTTATATAACAATTTTGAATCAACATTATAGTAATGGAAACCAGAGCAGGTTGAGGGTGTTGAAGGATTAGGGCTAGAGGAAGAGTGTGACCATTAAGGTCACGTGACAGAGTTTTTGTACAGTGATGGAATAGTCCACATCCTGATTATATAAGGTTACATTGGTTGCTCTAATTTACATGTGTGATAAAATTTCAtgaaactacacacacacacacatgtatggagAAACTGGCGAATTAGACTAAGGTCCATGCTTGCattaataatattgtatcaaTGTCAGTTACCTAGTTTTGATAATATGTAACAGTAAGATATTATCACTGGGGGAATCTGGGTGAAGAGTACATGAAAactgtttacatttattttaggcaattaaaataattcaaaataaaaaaggtatAAAGGAGTAGTAGGGATCATCTAAAGTATACTGAGCAGAGACGTACTGATAGCCTAAAATTACTCCAATAACCTATTTATCAGAATTTATCCAACAATCTATTTTAAGTATTGAGACAAGAAATCAGACTCCATTTTAGTCTAGAGATGATCCTAAAAGTCTATATATACCTAGGTCAACCAAAGAAGTATGAAATCTATAATATggttaaaatacaattttaatacTACAGTCACATTTGGAAGATGATTATAAGaggagcagggcttccctgatggctcagttggtaaagaatccatctgcagtgcaggagacctgggttcgatttctgggttgggaagattacctggagaagggaacgactacccactccagtattctggcctggagaattccatggacagaggaggctgacaggctacagtccatggggtcacaatgagtcggacacgtaTGAGCAATGTTCACTATAAGATGGGAAAAGGGTTAGAAAGAGggtatattttttgaaaaacggTTGCCATTTATTCCTCTCCTTAAATGAACACTTTTAGGTAGTCACTTCTTACCCCGGTCCTGgtcttggccatgtgacttgctttggtcaaTGGAACAGTAGCAAGCAGAAGTTAGAACAAGAGGTTTGAacttggggcggggggaggagtaAAGTGAGGTATTACGAATTTAAAAAGAgagcagaaaggaaatgaaatattcaTTTTGTATGGTAGATAGTTAATTGATGAAGGAAATGCAGTAGGATTCAACTTGTGAGCTGAAGTTATAAAGTGAGATCAATCATCACAGTTccggggggtgtgtgtgtatgtttcctGTCCATGTTCAACTGACCAGGTACAGGCAGCGAGTGGTGAGGAAATTTGGTTTAAATAGAGTTGGGGTATTGACAGGCAAGAAATGTAGAAGAAGAGAGGACTAAGGGATCTGAAGCTGTGTGGGAAGGACAGACCACTATGATGGTCTTTGGATTTCAATCTGGATGAGAAGGGAGAAACTGGAAGGCTGTTATCAGCACTAGAGAAAAAATAGTGGAGACAATAAACTATCAATACTACTGGAAACACAGAATTGTTGGAGCAAGTGGTCTCAAAGGATGTAAGCCAGGGAAAGGAGGGAAAGGTGCTTACAGTGCAGAAAACCTGAAACTGAGATTTGAAAGTTGTTGTAAGTACAGAGGTAAAGAAATTGGAAGTCCAAGAAGTTCACACAAATTTTCTGCTTGGATAGTGATGCTGCATTCAGTGAACCCAGTAAGCCATGTGATAAATCATGTAAAACCTGACAGATAAGACCAGGAAGTCAGTATATGACAAGACAATGAACGAGTGGCTAATGGTTTGGTCTCAAAGAATGTGTTTTTGTGgtttgcgatgaggtgggaagaAAGAAAGCAGTCTAGAAGTGACAATGAAGAGCATGGAGGGAATTGAACcgtcaatttaaaatatatatattactttccCAGTATGTTCCAAACTCTAGTCTGAGCTCCTAATTTGAGTACTAGGAACTACATTAGTGAACAAACTTTCAGGTTCAGTGATGGGGGAAATTTGTGGCCCCCAGCTAAATCAGTAAATGcaacaaaaaaaatctcaaacacattttatgtgtttatacCTCAAAGACAGGGTATAATGATTGCAATTTATTATGTTAtacattttttggaaaaaaaattaaggggaATTAGTTATAGGCTCTATTGGAAAAGGCACTTCATCTCCTCAAGGGAGACAAgtttaagtaaaaaaatatagAGTACAATGAAGAGATGGACTATACAAGATATTTTGCTAATGTCAGGCACTGGATTCCAAAGCATACAGTGGAAGGGAAATCAGAGGTGATGAGAGATCAAGGCTGATTAGTGGATATATGGACAATAACCAGAACATAATGGCTCATTTTATTGTGATGATCCAAATAAACAAGGCTGTCAGTCATATGGGATTAAACCCAATAGCCTCTGAAGGGAAGATGAACAATCTATTCCAGTTTGGGTACTGGGTTCTTACAATGATTTTAGTGAGAGGAATATTAACACAGGTAGTAAGTGTCATGTActgtcgaagcctggcttggagaattttgagcattacattgctagttttgtgagatgagtgcaatggttcagtagtttgaacgttctttggcattggaatgaaaactgaccttttccagtcctgtggccactactgagttttccagatttgctggcatattgagtgcaggactttcacagcatcatcttttaggatttgaaatagctcaactgtaattctatcacctccactagctttgtttgtagtgatgcttcctaaggcccacttggcttcacagtccaaaatgtctggctctaggtgagtgaccacaccatcatggttatctgggtcatgaagatcttttttgtatagttcctctgtgtatacttgccacctcttaatatcttctgcttctgtcaggtccataccatttctgtcctctattgtgctcatatttgcatgaaatattcccttggtatctctaattttcttgaagagatctctagtctttcccagtctattattttcctctatttctttgcattgattgctgaggaaggctttcttatctctccttgatattctctggaatattgcattgaaatgggtatatctttccttttttcctttgccttttgcatctcttcttttctcagctatttgtaaggcctcctcagacaaccattttgcctttttgcattgcaCATAGTCTTTTTCTTGGGAACAGTCTTGATCACTGCAtcctgtacaatgccacgaacctaggcccatagttcttcaggcattctgtctatcagatctaaacccttgaatctatttgtccctgCCACTCTATAATCATagggaattcttaaagagatgggaataccagaccacctgacctgtctcctgagaagtctgtatgcaggtcacgaagcaacagttaaaactggacatggaacaacagactggttccaaaccgggaaaggagtacatcaaagctgtatactgtcaccctgcttacttaacttatatgcagagtacataatgcgaaatgccaggctggatgaagcaccacctggaatcaagattgccaggaaaaatatcaataacctcagatatgcagatgacaccacccttatgacagaaaccgaagaagaactaaagagcctcttgagcaaagtgaaagaggagagtgaaaaagttggcttaaaatccaacattcagaaaactaagatcatggcatctgatcccatcacttcatagcaaatagatgagtAAACAATAGAAAAGGTGAAAGACTATATTTTgggggggtgctccaaaatcactgcagatggtgactgcagccatgaaattaaaagatacttgctccttggaagaaaagctatgaccaacctagaaagcatattaaagagcagagacattactttactaacaaaagtctgtttagtcaaagttatggtttttccagtagtcatgtatggatgtgagagttggaccataaagacagctgagcactgcagaactgatgcttttgaactggggtgttggagaagactcttgagagacctttagactgcaaggagatcaatccagtccatcctaaagtaaatcagtcctcaatattctttggaaggactgatgctgaagctgaaactccaatactttggccacctgatgcgaagaactgactcattagaaaagaccctgacgccagtaaagactgaaggtgggaggagaaggggatgacagaggatgagatggttggatggcatcactggcacaatggacgtgagtttgagtaggctccaggcgttggtgatggacagggaagcctggcatgctacagtccatggggttgcaaagggtcggatacgactgagtgactgaactaaactgagtaaGAGTCATGATAATTCAGATAATTAAGAACTAATTTATTGTTGCAATACCACTGAAAGCCTCAAGTATAAGATGTCATAGTCTCCTTTGATATGATTAACAGTAAATGAGAGCAAAGAATAGAGGGCTACATAAATAATCACCACACATTTGCTTGCTAATGTTAGTTGTATAAGAAATTTACATTTCATATAATGAATATTAAGTATCTAGGCAGTAACTTTGAGGTGTAGATACATAATTTATTGCTACAGTTTTGCATATACATatgatatattaatttatatttgtgtACTAATGAAGCCAAGTTCACAGTAAAATTTATTCTCGAGATACTGACATTAATATCCTCTAAAAAGGGCATTTAATTTGTCAATGGTAACTAGAGAACTAGACAATGAAATGACTTACATAACACCACTAAAACTAGAAACATCAGATACTTTTATAAACTTGTCAGACATTGGACCAAGTATaatcaagagaaaaatatcattaatTCACTTTTTTATAGTAGTCATGGCTTCATATAAAGGTATGTTTTGTGTTTCTAGGCTGAAACACTGTACTTCTTAGAATGCATATTTAAATAATCACCATGAATTTCCAACCATAACTTAAAGTCTTAAATTTATGAGTAAGAAAATTTTAATAGGACATATATTCAAATGATAACACACACAATAACTATATTTAACTCATTAggtatcattaatttttaaatgtctgagtTATGGGCCAAATCAGAAGGGATGACTTTTCTAGCAGATGGAATCCTGCTAGAGGCAATGCTTCCCGCAGGATCCATTCTAGGTTAAGAAGGAACTGAATGAAGGCCAGACCAAGGAACAAACTTTTCATGTTCCCTGACTAATGAAGATCTGGTTCACTCCCTACACAGGACACACACCACTAACAAGTTCTGCTCTCACGGATACATGATAGAATTTTGTACAAACTCATGCTAGGTACTATGAAGAAACAATATTTAACATTTCTATGAAAAAATGTCTCTAGTGTTTTATTTAACAGAACAAATTCAATTTCATTATCTAAATAAAAAGTATTTCCCATTTAAGCAACACTGTGTATATAAGAAAGTGTTTTAGTTCTACCTAGACTTttatgggagggattgggggcagggggagaaggggacaacagaggacgagatggctggatggcatcaccaactcgatgggcatgagtttgagtaagctccaggagttggtgatggacagggagcgtgctgcgactcatggggtcacaaacagtcggacacgactgagcaactgaactgaaccttttatgactttctatttttatatCAAACAGTTTACATCTTTTGATTTGATGTACTTGGGCATTCAATTTATTTCAATAACAACTGAATCAAATCTtgagttttctttaaataaaaaccaTTTCCACAAATTCTAAAACAATGTTTCAGAGGCATGGTAATAGTTTTTTGCTGTCTCAAATAAATGGTTTTGAAACAAATTAGGGTTTGGAATCATAGAGAAAGAATAAGTAAATcagtcagtaaataaataaataaacaactttgattaggggcttcccaggtggcttacatggtaaataatccgccagcaatgcaggagacctgggttcgattcctgggtcaggaaagtgtccccttgagaaggaaatggcaacccactccagtattcttgcctggagaattccatggagagtggagcctggcagggtacagttcatggggtcacaaagagtcggacatgactaagtgactaacactttcacactttgatTAGATGTTATTTAGAATATTTGAGATAGTAAAATATTTACAGTAGTCTAAAATTAAGAGCTGAACATCTGAATACACTGCTTTAATACTAgcatgtgtatatacatcaaCATTCAGATATACACAAACGTGCATAAGTGTACTATATATATGATATGATCAAACCTTAAATATAAaactgtgtgatttttttaaccCATGTGTACTATGCCCATATATCTTTTAACATATATGGatgaaaaaatacagcaaactctTTTCATTATTACTGAGGAGGATGAAGATTCATTTATTGACCAGATTCATTTGGGAGGGAGTCGAGAAGCAGGGCTGCATCTCTGATATGTCAAAGTGTTTGCTTTCATTGGTGCTAACACAGTAATGAAAGCtggcctgggggggtggggggaggaacaTGGCGCAAGCTCTGTCTGAAGAGGAGTTTCAGCGGATGCAGGCTCAGCTACTAGAACTCCGGACAAACAACTACCAGCTTTCAGATGAACTACGCAAGAATGGTGTTGAACTCACCAGTCTTCGACAGAAGGTTGCCTACCTGGATAAGGAGTTCAGCAAAGCTCAGAAGGCACTGAGCAAGAGCAAGAAAACTCAGGAAGTCGAGGGGCTGCTGAGTGAAAATGAGATGCTTCAGGCAAAGCTGCATAGCCAGGAGGAGGACTTCCGCTTGCAGAACAGCATGCTTATGGCCGAGTTCAGCAAGCTCTGCAGCCAGATGGAACAGCTGGAGCGGGAGAACCAGCAACTGAAGGCTGGGGCTGCCCAAGCTGGGAGCCTTGTGGATGGGGAGCTACTGAGACTGCAGGCGGAGAACACAGCCTTGCAGAAGAACGTGGCAGCCCTGCAGGAGCGCTATGGGAAAGAGGCTGGCAGGTCCCCAGCTGCCTGTGAGGGTGAAGGGGACCCCCCAGGGGTCTCAACTTCCCCTATCATGGCCCCCATGCCATTGGCAGAAGTGGAGCTGAAatgggaaatggagaaggaagaaaagagattgCTCTGGGAGCAACTGCAAGGCTTGGAGACCTTGAAGCAGGCTGAAACATCCAGGCTGCAGGAAGAACTTGCTAAGCTCTccgagaaactgaaaaagaaacaagaaagtttTTGCCGTCTgcagacagaaaaggagacactaTTCAATGACAGCCGGAACAAGATTGAGGAGTTACAACAGCGGAAGGAGGCTGATCTCAAAGCCCAGTTGGCTCGAACTCAAAAGCTGCAGCAGGAACTCGAGGCTGCCAATCAGAGCTTGGCAGAGCTGAGAGATCAGCGGCAAGGGGAGCGCCTGGAGCATGCAGCAGCTCTGCGAGCCCTACAGGATCAGGTGTCCCTTCAGAGTGCAGATGCGCAGGAACAAGTGGAAGGACTTTTGACTGAGAATAATGCTCTGAGAACTAGCCTGGCTGCCCTGGAGCAGATCCAAACAGCAAAGACCCAAGAACTGAATATGCTCCGGGAACAAACTGCTGGACTGACAGCTGAGTTGCAGCAGCGGCAGACTCAGTATGAGGACCTCATGGGACAGAAAGATGACCTGAACTGCCAGCTCCAGGAGTCATCGCGGGCCAATAGTCGGCTGCTGGAACAACTCCAGGAACTTGGGCAGGAGAAGGAGCAATTGATCCAGGAACTACAGGAGGCTCGGAAGAGTGCTGAGAAGCGGAAGGCCATGTTGGATGAGCTGGCCATGGAGACACTGCAGGAGAAATCCCAGCACAAGGAAGAGCTGGGAGCAGTGCGACTACGGCATGAGAAGGAGGTGCTGGGAGTGCGGGCCCGCTACGAGCGTGAGCTCCGTGAGCTGCACGAAGACAAGAAGCGGCAGGAGGAGGAGCTGCGTGGGCAGATCCGTGAGGAGAAGGCTCGAACGCGGGAACTGGAGACTCTTCAGCAGACGGTAGAAGAACTTCAAGCTCAGGTGCACTCTATGGATGGAGCCAAGGGCTGGTTTGAACGGCGCTTGAAGGAGGCTGAGGAAtctctgcagcagcagcagcagaacaagaGGAAGCCCTCAGGCAGTGTCGGGAGCAGCACGCCAGTGAGCTGAAGAGCAAGGAGGAGGAGCTACAGGGTGTGCAGGAGCAGCTCCGACAGGCCCAGGAGGAGCGGGACTGTCACCTGAAGACCATCAACAGCCTGAAGCAGGAAGTAAAGGACACAGTGGATGGGCAGCGAATCCTGGAAAAGAAGGGCAGTGCTGCGCTCAAGGACCTCAAACGGCAGCTGCACCTAGAGCGGAAACGGGCAGATAAGCTGCAGGAGCGGCTGCAAGACATCCTCACAAACAGCAAGAGCCGCTCAGGGCTTGAGGAGTTGGTTCTCTCAGAGATGAACTCACCAAGCCGGACCCAGACTGGGGACAGCAGTAGCGTCTCCTCCTTCAGCTACCGCGAGATCTTGCGGGAGAAGGCGAGCTCAACTGTTCCAGCGAGGTCCTTATCCAGCAGCCCTCAGGCCCAGCCCCCCCGGCCAGCAGAGCTGTCAGATGAGGAAGTGGCTGAGCTCTTTCAGCGCCTGGCAGAGATGCAGCAGGAGAAATGGATGCTGGAGGAGAAGGTGAAGCACCTGGAGGTGAGCAGTGCATCCATGGCAGAGGACCTCTGCCGGAAGAGTGCCATCATTGAGACCTACGTCATGGACAGCCGGATTGATGTATCTGTGGCAGCAGGCCACACAGACCGCAGCGGGCTGGGCAGCGTCCTGAGAGACCTAGTGAAGCCAGGTGATGAGAACCTTCGGGAGATGAACAAGAAGCTACAGAACATGCTGGAAGAGCAGTTGACCAAGAATATGCATTTGCACAAGGACATGGAAGTTCTGTCCCAGGAAATTGTGCGGCTCAGCAAGGAGTGCGTGGGGTTCCCCGACCCCGACCTAGAACCAGGAGAAGCCAGCTAAAGACCTGCAGGCTGCACCCACTCACTTCCTTCCCTGGCTCCCAGGACACCATTCCCTTGGGCTTTTGTGGGAAAATGGGTGCTGGGGCCAATATCAAATAGGTTGGGAGACTGGACATTAAAGGGGTTGGaggcctgaaaaaaaaagaaaaaaaaaaaagctggcttaaagctcaacattcagaaaactaagattatggcatctggtcccatcacttcatgggaaatggatggtgaaacagtggttgactttattttggggggctccaaaatcattgcaaatggtgattgcagccatgaaattaaaagacgcttgctccttggaaggaaagttatgaccaacctagatagcatattaaaaagcagagacattacattgccaacaaaggtctgtctagtcaaggctatggtttttccagtggtcatgtatggatgtgagagttagactgtgaagaaagctgagtgccgaaaaaatgatgcttttgaactgtggtgttggagaagactcttgagagtcccttggactgcaaggagatccaatcagtccatcctaaaagagatcagtcctcggtgttcattggagggatggatgctgaagctgaaactccagtactttggccacctcatgcaaagagtaggctcgttggaaaagaccctgatgctgggagggattgggggcaggaggagaaggggacaacagaggatgagatggcttgatggcatcaccgactcgatagacatgagtttgagtgaactccgggagttggtgatggacagggaggcctggcgtgctgcgattcatggggtcgcaaagagtcggacacgactgagtgactgactgaactgaactgaaaaaagtaATAATGGAGCATGTTTTAAAACACCTATATTCACTGCTATTAGAACACCTTTAGTTTCATCTATATGCATCTGAATTGTTTCTAATATATGGTTCAGTTAGTGAAATAACATAGAGAAAGTATGCCTTATTTAGTGAAAATTAGATACAGATTACATaattcatttacatgaaatagtTTGTTTTATAAATGCAAAGAGCTAAGTGTTAAATTCTTAATGTTATCTCTTTTATTGGCCAAGCCTCTATATACTGATGTAAAAGAATGCTCACATCAAGCTTATTGCAGTAGACACTGATGCTTGAAGCATTCTTCACGCATACACAAAAAGCCAACACTGGTTGTGAGACAGCTTCTTTATATTCAATCAATGCTTAACTTGCTAAATGAAACCTAGAACTTAAGCCTTAATATACTTTTCTTCATAAGTAGATATTTCTTTGATAGTGCTTATTAATTATGCACTGTTTTAGAGGGAGCATGACAGTGAAAATaatatgctattttctttttcttatttatggacttatttatgtatttatattcaaTAATACTTAGCTATCGCTCAAAGTATGTATTTCAAGAGGGAATCATTCAtttgaatataaatgaaaatccAAGAGGTAATAATTGATTTATTATCTGTGGAACAGGATAAATTGATCACAAGAGGTCAATTTTAGAATGTCACCATTTCCTTTAATGTAACCTAATTATGTTTCAAGTACTGCTTTAGCAATCTATTAACATATACCTTGGGTTCCTTCACAAGTATAAGGCGGCAAGCTGGGAGGTTTTATAATGCAAGACAGGTATTAATGTACCAAT
Coding sequences within:
- the LOC122698723 gene encoding LOW QUALITY PROTEIN: GRIP1-associated protein 1-like (The sequence of the model RefSeq protein was modified relative to this genomic sequence to represent the inferred CDS: inserted 1 base in 1 codon) yields the protein MAQALSEEEFQRMQAQLLELRTNNYQLSDELRKNGVELTSLRQKVAYLDKEFSKAQKALSKSKKTQEVEGLLSENEMLQAKLHSQEEDFRLQNSMLMAEFSKLCSQMEQLERENQQLKAGAAQAGSLVDGELLRLQAENTALQKNVAALQERYGKEAGRSPAACEGEGDPPGVSTSPIMAPMPLAEVELKWEMEKEEKRLLWEQLQGLETLKQAETSRLQEELAKLSEKLKKKQESFCRLQTEKETLFNDSRNKIEELQQRKEADLKAQLARTQKLQQELEAANQSLAELRDQRQGERLEHAAALRALQDQVSLQSADAQEQVEGLLTENNALRTSLAALEQIQTAKTQELNMLREQTAGLTAELQQRQTQYEDLMGQKDDLNCQLQESSRANSRLLEQLQELGQEKEQLIQELQEARKSAEKRKAMLDELAMETLQEKSQHKEELGAVRLRHEKEVLGVRARYERELRELHEDKKRQEEELRGQIREEKARTRELETLQQTVEELQAQVHSMDGAKGWFERRLKEAEESLQQQQXEQEEALRQCREQHASELKSKEEELQGVQEQLRQAQEERDCHLKTINSLKQEVKDTVDGQRILEKKGSAALKDLKRQLHLERKRADKLQERLQDILTNSKSRSGLEELVLSEMNSPSRTQTGDSSSVSSFSYREILREKASSTVPARSLSSSPQAQPPRPAELSDEEVAELFQRLAEMQQEKWMLEEKVKHLEVSSASMAEDLCRKSAIIETYVMDSRIDVSVAAGHTDRSGLGSVLRDLVKPGDENLREMNKKLQNMLEEQLTKNMHLHKDMEVLSQEIVRLSKECVGFPDPDLEPGEAS